A region of the Roseiflexus sp. RS-1 genome:
GCCATGCCCCAACGCCCGCCAGCGCCAGCAGCGCAAACCCTGGCGCCACGAGTTGTGCGCCGGCGGTATCGGGCGCAATCTGCGCCGACCACGCGCCCCAGGTCGCGTGGTATCGGCTGGGAGTCAGGTAGTCGAGCGGACGCGCGGAAAGGGACAGAAGCGAAGTGTACTCGTGACGGGTGTCGCCGCCGCGCAGCGCCTGGATGGTCGGTTGGGCATAGGGTGCGATCAGCGCCAGTGCGACGAGCGGCGCCGTCAGCGCCGCCGGACCTGCCGTTCGTAGCGAGCGCGTTTCCTTCCAGGGCCAGCGCATCAGCAACCAGAGCGCCATGATCAGCCACAGCGTCGGTCCGTAGTACCACGACGACCACGCCGCCAGTGCGACGCCTGTTCCCATCAGCGCTGCATCAGAGGAGCTTCGCCGCCTGATGAAGCCTTCCAGTCCATAGAGTGCAAGAACCGTCCACTGCGTACCGATCATGTTCATCTGCCCCAGAGTATGCTGGTATCGCCACAGGCAGAAACCAACGCCAATACCTGCTGCAAATGCGCCCAGTCGCCCGGCGCCCAGACGCTCTGCCAGCAATGCGGTCAAAAGTGTTGTCAGGACGAACGATATGACGATCAGAACATTGTATGTGAGCGTCGATCCTGCAAGCAATGTCAGCGGTAGACCCAGAAGCGTGTGGGCGGGCGTCAACTCGGAATATGCCAGTTCGTATCCGGTGGGATAGAACAGGTATGGAACGAAGGTCGGTGATCGCCGCTCGGCAATCGCGTCGGCGAACCACTGGAGTTTCCAGACGTACTCCAGGTTATCGCCGGGCGGACCGGGGACGAAGCGTGCAGGATCGGGAGTGAGCGGTGCAAGGAGCAGCACAGCGAGAAGGGTCGCGACGCCGGTGGTGATCAAGGGAAAGGCTAAATGGTGAGCGTTGAACGTTGAACGTTCAACGCTTGCTTCGGAACCTTTCCATCGCGCAGTAATTAAGAGGAAGAGGGCGAAGACCGTTGCCAGCCCCAGGGTCAGCAGCAATGCTTCCCAACGATGGGCAAAGCGCAGATCGGAATGGCGCATGCTCAGGCTGATCAGTGTGAATAGTGCAACAACAATCCATCGCAGCGCGCCAATGCCGGATGATCGGAGCGCAATCAACAGCGCCCAGGCAGCGCCGGTCACTGCTGCCGCCTGCACAGACGGCAACCAGGCGGTTTCGTTGAGCGCTGCACATGTTACTGCAAACGCAACCACACCCAGATCACGTCGATCACCGGGTACGCGCGTGGTGGCAGTGCGGAGCGTGATGTCATTCCCGGCGATAGCGATCCGATGGTGCGGCGCCAGCAGTCGATAGACGCGCGGCGCTGGCAGAACCGGCAGAGTTGCCAGATGAGTGCGGTTCAGATCGACCGCAACCGCTTGCGGCATAGAGGGGGCGACACCCGTCGGCGCAGCCAGGCGCAACATCAGCAGGTGGTCGGTCACACCGTGCGCTGGCAGTCGAACCGTTGCTTCTGCGGTTGTCCACCGGAAGGGGCGCCCGTCCGCCTGACTGATCTCTGCTCCATGGAATCCCGTTGCGATGCCGCGATCACTGGCGCCGATGATCACCAGATGCTGCGTGTCCAGAGGGCGGTTGAGGAAAACGAACGACGTGATTGCGACCGCGATCACCATCACTGCATCGAGGATCAGATTGAAACGCGGCGGCGCATAACGTACTGCCGCCGCGTCATCCGTTCCCGCAGCGCCCGGTTCGGAGTGCGAGGGGTTTGTTGCGGAAGCCATACCTGACGAGACTCAGCGCCGCCCTGGGACGGTCACGCGCTGTTCACTCCTGATCGTATGCCTTGATATACAGATCGATAATCTCTTGCCTGGTTGGCTTGCGCGGGTTGTTCGCCGGGCTGCCGCTATCGATGGCTGCATCTGCCATCGAAGGCGCGAGTTCGATCAGGCGTTCACGCTCGACCCCCAGTTGCTTCAGCGATGGGATGCGGATATCGCTGACCAGACGGCGGATGGCGTGCACGACGCGATCCGCAGCCTCCATGACCGAGAGACCCTGAATCGGTTCGCCCATCGCTTCGGCAATCTGCGCATAGCGCACCGGGTCGCCGATCAGACTGAACTCGGTGACGGCTGCCAGCAGCGCCGCGTTAGAAACGCCATGCGCGATATGGAAGTGCGCGCCGATCGGGCGCGACATCCCGTGAACCAGCGCAACCGACGAGTTGCTGAATGCGACTCCCGCCTGGAAGGCGCCGAGCATCATCTGCTCACGCGCTTCGATGTTGTTGCCGTTTGCCCATGCCTGGCGAATATTCTGGGAAATCAGCCGGATTGCCGACAGACAGAAAATGTCGGTCATCGGTTGACGCTTGACCGACACATACGCTTCGATAGCGTGCACCAGCGCATCGACTCCGGTCGCCGCTGTCACGCTCTGCGGCGACGACACCGTCAGCATGGGATCGACAATGGCGATGGTCGGCATGAGATACGGGCTGCCGATCAACATCTTGACATCGGTCTTCTGGTCGGTGATGACGGTGTAGACCGTCGCTTCGCTGCCGGTGCCGGCTGTGGTGGGGATAGCCACGACCGGCACGCCGGGTGCGGCGATTTTCCCGATACCCTTGTACTGCTCGATGGAACCGGGATTGGTCACCAGCACTGCGATGGCTTTGGCTGTGTCGATGGGGCTGCCGCCGCCAACCGCGACGACGAAGTCGCAGTTGCCTTCCCGATACGTCTGCAAGCCTTCCTGAACGTATTCCACCACCGGTTCGGTGTTGACGCCGGCGTACACCGTGCTGGCGATTCCGCTCTCGGCAAGATACTGCTCGACTTTGCCGACCAGCCCCAGCCCAAGCATGATTTTGTCGGAAACGATCAGGGCTTTCTTCCAACCGCGCTTCTGACACTCGGCGCCGACCTGTTCAACCGCGCCTGAGCCGATGAGAACCTGCGCCGGCATGAGAAATGCTCGTGGCGGCATCATAGACAGCCTCCTTTACCAGCAGTTCTTCCTGTACACAACAACGCACGTTTCGGGAGTAACGCTAAGTGTAATCGACATTACGCACAGCGTCAAACCGGTGCTGCCACTGCCAGCAGCCGTGCATGGATCCGCTCTGCTGCGTGCGCCCACGTCCAGCGCGCCGCTGCTTCCTGCGCCGCACGTGCGCCAACCTGTCGCGCTTCGCCAGGGTGTTCATAGACATAGCGCATAAGCGCAATCAGGTGCTCCTCATCCGGGTCTGCCCAGCGCCATCCCAGATAGTAGGGGCATTTGGCATTGGCGGCGACCAGTCGGCGTACACGCAATGGGTAGCCGACCCCGCTGTGGAAGAATTCGGTCTGGCCGCTCCAGTCGGTGGCGATCACCGGCAACCCGCACGCCATCGCTTCGAGAATGGGCAATCCCCATCCCTCACCACGAGTCGGCAACACGAAACAGTCGGCGCTGCGGTAGAGCGATCCCAGGCTATCGTCGCTGATCTGACGGTTGTAGATCACAACGATGGGCGGCGCATCGGCAGGCAGCCGGAGCGCAGCGATCTGTCGGGCGACATCGACGTCTGCATCGAAATTGTTTACGCGCAACACCAGCAGCACATCATCGCGTCGCGTGAACGCTGCTGCATAGGCGCGCAACAACACCTCCGGCGCTTTGCGCTCACCCCATTCGAAGATCGACAGGAAGGTGAATCGCCCGGCAATGCGACGCGCCGGTCCATCGGGACGAAAACGCGCCGGATCGTACCCCAGCGGCATCACAACAATCGGGCGTGTGACGCCAGCATCGGCAAACACTGTCGCCCCCCAGCGGCCTGGCGTCCAGATTTCGTCCATCGCGTTGCATGCGGCGACCCATTCGCGCGGCAGACCATCGACTTCCAGCATGGTGTATCCGATTTTGTACCCTGGATGTTCAGTGAAGAACAGATCGGCCTGATCGTAGCTGACCTGGATCGCATCATCGCGTGGCGTGCGCGCCGCCGCTGCACGCAGCGCCGGGTGGCGGATCACCCCCGGCATATGCCAGGGTGTCGGGCGATACATCAGTTCAACGCCGCGCGAGAGAAGTTCGAGTGCCAGCGCTTCCGATGAGACAGCATACCCGATCGGGAGACCCCAGCGCGATTGCCAGACGACCGGGAGCGCTGGTGCATGGTCATGCCTGATCGCCGGTGCTGAGCTTGCGACATTCGTGGATTCCATTGCTGGCAACCTGCGCCTATCCATCCGACGGCGGCGACCAGCCCTGGGGGTTGATCGCCCATGCCTCGATCATGGTACGCTCGTCCGCTGTCAGGCGCCCGGTGTGCTGGGCGACTTCGAGCACGTCGGCGAGGGTTGCCAGCGCTACAAGATCAAGGTCTGTCGCTGCAAAACGCGCCGTCGTCTCACGCCATCCCCAGGTGAAAATACAGACACAGCGCATCACAACGCCGCCTTCGGCGCGGATCGCTGCGGCTGCCTGGAGCGCGCTCTCGCCGGTGCTGACGGTGTCTTCCAGCAGAACGATCCGCTGACCGCCAACCGCTGCGCCTTCGATCTGACGCCCGCGTCCATGCCCTTTTGCAGCGCTGCGGACATACGCCATCGGTATGCCGTTCATCTCTGCAACCCACGCAACCCACGGGATGCCGCCGGTCGCCGGACCGGACACAACGCTGGCGTCGGTGCAGTGTGCGGCGAAACTGCGGATCACAATGCGGCGCGCTGCCACATCGCCGAGCAGAATACGGTTATCGCAGTAGATCGGCGAGCGGAGACCGGAAGCGAACGTGAATGGCTGATAAGGGCGAATGAGCACCGCGCCCGCCTCGATCAGCACGCGCGCAATATCGTAAGCAGAACTGGCAACCATCGCAACATATCTCTATCGCTTATTATCGTATCAGTGCTGGAGTATCATACCACAAGCGTCATCCGGTGCGCTGTGTGCGCCGCCGGGTGAACATTCCGTAACAGGACAGCATGCTCTGGTTTCACAACTCTTAACTTTGCATATCTTCCGCCACCCGCATCTATCGTGCTATACTACGCAACGTGTGGCACAGGCGGACGATGTCGTCCTGATACAGTACGCTCAACGAGGAGGACAGGAAGTATGACTATGGAGCAGGAAAGCGCGCTCGCCAGCGCGCAGCGCCAGTTCGACATTGCAGCCGATCTCTTGCAACTCGAACCCGGTCTCCGCCGCATCCTGCGAGTTCCGCAACGCGAACTGACGGTGACGTTTCCGGTCAAGATGGATGATGGTCGGATCGAAACGTTCGTCGGGTACCGTGTCCATCACAACATTACACGCGGTCCGGCAAAGGGGGGCATTCGCTACCATCCGCAGGTCACGATCGATGATGTGCGCGCACTGAGCATGTGGATGACATGGAAGTGCGCGACGGTCAATATTCCCTACGGCGGTGCAAAAGGCGCGGTGGTTGTCGATCCGCGCACGCTGTCGATGGGTGAACTCGAGCGGCTGACCCGCCGCTATACATCTGAAATCAGCATTCTGATCAGTCCTGATCGTGATATTCCGGCGCCGGACATTGGCACGAATCCGCAGATCATGGCCTGGATCATGGATACCTACTCGATGCATAGCGGGCACACGGTTCCTGCGGTCGTCACCGGCAAGCCGATCGATATCGGCGGTTCCTATGGGCGGCGTGAGGCGACTGCGCGCGGGTTGTCGTATGTACTGCGCGAAGCCGCCGAGGCGCTGAGTTTCCCGATCGCTGGCGCGCGGATCGTCATTCAGGGGTTCGGCAATGTTGGCGCCACCTGTGCGCGTCTGCTGGAGGAAATGGGGGCGACCATCGTTGCCGTGTCGGACAGCAAGGGCGGCATTTATCGCCGGAACGGCTTGCCGCTGGCGTCGGTCATTGCCCACAAGCAGCGCACCGGCACAGTCGCCGGTTTCCCGGAAGCCGATCAGGTCACGAATGCGGAATTGCTTGAACTGCCGTGCGATATTCTGGTGCCGGCGGCGATTCACTCGCAGATCACGGCGCGTAACGCCGACCGGATCCGTGCGCGGATCATCGGCGAAGCCGCCAACGGACCAACGACTCCCGATGCCGATGCGATCCTGTATGATCGCGGAGTGTTCGTCATCCCGGATATCCTGGCTGGCGCTGGCGGTGTGACGGTCAGTTATTTTGAATGGGTGCAGGGATTGCAGGAGTTCTTCTGGACCGAACGCGAAGTCAACGCCCAACTCGAGCGCGTCATGGTGGGCGCGTTCAACCATGTGCTGCGTGTCGCGCACGAGCGTCGCGTTCATATGCGAACTGCCGCCTACCTGATCGCCGTTAATCGCGTTGCCGAGGCCACCCGCATCCGCGGCATTTATCCATGAGGCGGCATGGCTGAGCGGCGCAGGCGTCTCGGTGATTGGGGCGAAGCGGTGGCAGTCGCGTACCTGGCGCAGCATGGGTACCAGGTTGTGGCGCAAAAATGGCGCTGCGCGGCTGGCGAGATCGACATTGTGGCACAACGTGACGGTGTGCTGGCGTTCGTGGAAGTGCGCACGCGTCGGGGTGTCGATCCGGGAATGGCGGCCGGATCGATCACCGGCGCCAAGCGTGCGCGTTTGATGATGCTTGCCTGCCTGTTTCTTGCAGCCCATGACCTTCCGGCAGATACGC
Encoded here:
- a CDS encoding iron-containing alcohol dehydrogenase — translated: MMPPRAFLMPAQVLIGSGAVEQVGAECQKRGWKKALIVSDKIMLGLGLVGKVEQYLAESGIASTVYAGVNTEPVVEYVQEGLQTYREGNCDFVVAVGGGSPIDTAKAIAVLVTNPGSIEQYKGIGKIAAPGVPVVAIPTTAGTGSEATVYTVITDQKTDVKMLIGSPYLMPTIAIVDPMLTVSSPQSVTAATGVDALVHAIEAYVSVKRQPMTDIFCLSAIRLISQNIRQAWANGNNIEAREQMMLGAFQAGVAFSNSSVALVHGMSRPIGAHFHIAHGVSNAALLAAVTEFSLIGDPVRYAQIAEAMGEPIQGLSVMEAADRVVHAIRRLVSDIRIPSLKQLGVERERLIELAPSMADAAIDSGSPANNPRKPTRQEIIDLYIKAYDQE
- a CDS encoding glycosyltransferase: MESTNVASSAPAIRHDHAPALPVVWQSRWGLPIGYAVSSEALALELLSRGVELMYRPTPWHMPGVIRHPALRAAAARTPRDDAIQVSYDQADLFFTEHPGYKIGYTMLEVDGLPREWVAACNAMDEIWTPGRWGATVFADAGVTRPIVVMPLGYDPARFRPDGPARRIAGRFTFLSIFEWGERKAPEVLLRAYAAAFTRRDDVLLVLRVNNFDADVDVARQIAALRLPADAPPIVVIYNRQISDDSLGSLYRSADCFVLPTRGEGWGLPILEAMACGLPVIATDWSGQTEFFHSGVGYPLRVRRLVAANAKCPYYLGWRWADPDEEHLIALMRYVYEHPGEARQVGARAAQEAAARWTWAHAAERIHARLLAVAAPV
- a CDS encoding orotate phosphoribosyltransferase yields the protein MVASSAYDIARVLIEAGAVLIRPYQPFTFASGLRSPIYCDNRILLGDVAARRIVIRSFAAHCTDASVVSGPATGGIPWVAWVAEMNGIPMAYVRSAAKGHGRGRQIEGAAVGGQRIVLLEDTVSTGESALQAAAAIRAEGGVVMRCVCIFTWGWRETTARFAATDLDLVALATLADVLEVAQHTGRLTADERTMIEAWAINPQGWSPPSDG
- a CDS encoding Glu/Leu/Phe/Val family dehydrogenase, encoding MTMEQESALASAQRQFDIAADLLQLEPGLRRILRVPQRELTVTFPVKMDDGRIETFVGYRVHHNITRGPAKGGIRYHPQVTIDDVRALSMWMTWKCATVNIPYGGAKGAVVVDPRTLSMGELERLTRRYTSEISILISPDRDIPAPDIGTNPQIMAWIMDTYSMHSGHTVPAVVTGKPIDIGGSYGRREATARGLSYVLREAAEALSFPIAGARIVIQGFGNVGATCARLLEEMGATIVAVSDSKGGIYRRNGLPLASVIAHKQRTGTVAGFPEADQVTNAELLELPCDILVPAAIHSQITARNADRIRARIIGEAANGPTTPDADAILYDRGVFVIPDILAGAGGVTVSYFEWVQGLQEFFWTEREVNAQLERVMVGAFNHVLRVAHERRVHMRTAAYLIAVNRVAEATRIRGIYP
- a CDS encoding YraN family protein, yielding MAERRRRLGDWGEAVAVAYLAQHGYQVVAQKWRCAAGEIDIVAQRDGVLAFVEVRTRRGVDPGMAAGSITGAKRARLMMLACLFLAAHDLPADTPWRIDVVAIAVASQGRVAIDHILAAVEET